The following are encoded together in the Pyxidicoccus xibeiensis genome:
- a CDS encoding ATP-dependent helicase HrpB, producing the protein MSSPMSGVHAAQVLPPPREPLAAPVEKQAESRFDGVLADKARSAQEVQAPRAVEPTLAAEKTSLHPVSQLVHSLEQGQKDLDGIIQAARSGKAFSNAELLSLQASMYRYTQELDLVSRVVEKATSGLKDVVKTQV; encoded by the coding sequence ATGTCCAGCCCGATGTCCGGTGTCCACGCCGCCCAGGTCCTCCCACCCCCGCGCGAGCCACTCGCGGCCCCGGTGGAGAAGCAGGCCGAGTCGCGCTTCGACGGCGTGCTCGCGGACAAGGCGCGCTCCGCACAGGAGGTCCAGGCCCCGCGCGCCGTGGAGCCGACGCTGGCCGCGGAGAAGACGTCGCTGCATCCCGTGTCCCAGCTGGTGCACTCGCTGGAGCAGGGGCAGAAGGACCTGGACGGCATCATCCAGGCCGCCCGCTCCGGCAAGGCGTTCTCCAACGCGGAGCTGCTGTCGCTCCAGGCGTCCATGTATCGCTACACGCAGGAGCTGGACCTGGTGAGCCGCGTCGTCGAGAAGGCCACCAGCGGCCTGAAGGACGTCGTCAAGACGCAGGTGTAA